The Pantoea eucalypti sequence AGGAATGCACCCGGTACGCCATCCAGATGCACCTTAAATATCCCCTTGGCCATCAGCGAAGCGCCCATGGACAAGCCTGCCGCGATAGCTGACCAGAGCAGCGCCATCCCGTCGCGCTCCAGCTCCTTTTCCCCATCCTGGCGAATCTCTTCATGAATCGCAGCCGCGCGGGAGGGTAAAGCCTCCTCATCAACTTCGATGTCAGTGCCCTTGTCCTTCTCTTCGCTCTCTACGTCGTTAGGACCCTGCTCATTACCTGATGAAGGCTTCATATTTTCTCCTGGTGATAGTGCTGTAACGTTATAAGCGTAGCCGTTTTTTATTTGCCGGAAATGTAACGTCCGATGCGAATAAGCGTAACAACGTTTTTCGGAACTGCATTTTTATTCAGACTGCTGATGAAAACGCACGAATAATCCCTTACCAGCGAAACTGAGCGCTGGCTCACACTTCGGCCCACAGCAACATTGTGGTAATATCCCGGCCACTTTTAGCTGGTGCGACTCCCCCTTCAATGCTGGAAATCATTACACTCACTTGTGCATACGACGAACGGTCGCTGTTCCGGCGGCTCTCATTTCGCGTATCCGCAGGTGACATTGTGCAGATTGAAGGCCCCAATGGTGCCGGTAAAACCTCGTTGCTGCGCCTGCTGGCCGGGCTGAGCCGTCCTGAAGAGGGTGAAATACGCTGGCAGCAGCAGTCGATCCTGCGTCAGCGTGAAAGCTGGCATCAGGCGATGCTCTATCTGGGTCATCAGCCCGGCGTCAAAGGCGTGCTCACGCCACTGGAAAATCTGCGCTTTTACCATCCCGATTGCAGTAATGCGCAGATTTTTGCTGCGCTGGAAAGTGTCGATCTCACGGGCGACGAAGAGGTGCCCGTCAGCCGGTTGTCGGCAGGGCAGCAGCGTCGGGTAGCGCTGGCACGTCTGTGGCTCAGTCAGGCTCGCGTATGGATTCTTGACGAGCCGCTGACCGCCATCGACAAAGCGGGTATTGAAAAATTAA is a genomic window containing:
- the ccmA gene encoding cytochrome c biogenesis heme-transporting ATPase CcmA, whose protein sequence is MLEIITLTCAYDERSLFRRLSFRVSAGDIVQIEGPNGAGKTSLLRLLAGLSRPEEGEIRWQQQSILRQRESWHQAMLYLGHQPGVKGVLTPLENLRFYHPDCSNAQIFAALESVDLTGDEEVPVSRLSAGQQRRVALARLWLSQARVWILDEPLTAIDKAGIEKLMTQFARHADNGGAVILTTHQDLPAEAARVRKIRLGDVEAE